Proteins from a single region of Ananas comosus cultivar F153 linkage group 3, ASM154086v1, whole genome shotgun sequence:
- the LOC109707301 gene encoding serine/threonine-protein phosphatase 7 long form homolog: MPSHVPFEMKMLNGLKTQMPTTKMYRTQWNSWNLKTQMPYDDAVLETLPPFCLAGSQVWRSRTTLVCFHIIELHHPDRVLRQFGLLQHIPEPVLAIPRINSRGRADEDWAAYHASYIERWNDRLVDIAEVAPGTDPDPIRAITVYMQWYWTITRRWISRPVQRPPLAYQPRGHVERVLVDIVQRSHYTIRRVLPDISGGGVLATLSQVADQMEAVLETLPTLPHYVPPGPADYGGASTSGHAPVYSPPMPSSPIGEPPYADVTDPAPAPVPQDPARAGDIVYFRRRRRSRSIRTDQPSSSAPPRQDQPSSSAPPRPHILPAHATAVIEPAIEGAAIEHLDQLEILEPFDEHDVGRGRGRGRGRRRGRGGRGRRT; the protein is encoded by the exons ATGCCCTCGCATGTGCCATTCGAGATGAAGATGTTGAATGGATTGAAAACTCAAATGCCAACAACGAAGATGTACCGGACCCAGTGGAATTCGTGGAATTTGAAAACTCAAATGCCTTATGACGACGCAGTGTTAGAGACGCTCCCACCTTTTTGTCTGGCGGGGTCCCAGGTTTGGCGATCGAGGACTACCTTAGTCTGCTTCCACATTATTGAGCTCCATCATCCTGATCGTGTGCTTCGCCAGTTTGGGCTACTACAGCATATACCTGAACCTGTGCTTGCCATACCTCGCATCAATTCACGAGGCAGagcagatgaggattgggcggCATACCACGCCTCATACATTGAGCGTTGGAATGATAGATTAGTAGATATAGCAGAGGTGGCCCCTGGGACAGATCCAGATCCGATACGAGCTATTACTGtttacatgcagtggtattggaCGATCACCAGGAGGTGGATATCTAGACCTGTACAGCGGCCACCACTCGCCTATCAGCCACGTGGACACGTCGAGCGAGTATTG gTTGATATCGTGCAGAGATCACATTATACGATCAGACGTGTCCTACCCGATATTTCAGGAGGTGGAGTCTTAGCTACCCTATCACAGGTCGCCGATCAGATGGAGGCAGTTCTGGAGACTTTACCTACGCTTCCACACTATGTACCTCCAGGACCAGCAGACTATGGTGGAGCATCGACGTCCGGCCATGCACCCGTATATAGTCCACCGATGCCATCATCACCGATAGGGGAGCCACCTTATGCTGATGTTACGGACCCGGCACCAGCACCAGTACCGCAGGATCCAGCTCGAGCAGgtgatattgtttattttaggcGTCGACGGCGATCGAGGTCTATCCGTACAgatcagccctcctcttcagctcctccacggcaagatcagccctcctcttcagctcctccacggccACACATACTACCGGCACATGCTACTGCTGTGATTGAGCCGGCTATTGAGGGTGCTGCTATAGAGCATCTAGACCAGTTGGAGATCTTGGAGCCTTTTGATGAGCATGATGTTGGTCGTGGTCGCGGACGCGGACGTGGTAGGCGACGTGGTCGAGGAGGTCGAGGGAGGAgaacatga
- the LOC109707300 gene encoding translocase of chloroplast 120, chloroplastic-like, translating to MENGRELEVGQRLGEAAEESVNGVSEHKSLESEHAAKDLAENEIFEEAVEPPPDAVSDLLIGESKGGGNAEMPAEEDGDEVEKFVESVEAHAISPKPKEQGQGFEEQQDDDSEDGNRRVREQEAKDVGGLDSAVEVGVEDGEQHVMQSELDSAESIGVADDVAKDEVKDSLVVAQDDDDEVIVENGDKPDGEVLDVLDSNGVNPDESASIVEDEAVNGGSVGVVLDQIRVNHDTESDKVISHAEVAQGREDSLAPPAILPIEQLDDLPSEATAQPDAKIAVDREIVEELPKENREEETVLVEDLDDSISAFDDDDDDDDKNAYNQPTPNAAPSRIESSEKGPNLPSQPAGLGSSSRLLGPSSRPIQQLRANGSASPRQSPQPVDPVINDESEENDETREKLQMIRVKFLRLAHRLGQTPHNVVVAQVLYRLGLAEQLRRNTNRPGVFSFDRASVMAEQLEAAGQEPLDFSCTIMVIGKSGVGKSATINSIFDEVKLETNAFQLGTKKVQEIVGTVQGIKVRVIDTPGLNSSSADQCRNEKILHSVKRFIKKSPPDIVLYFDRLDMQSRDYGDIPLLKTITDTFGSSIWFNAIIVLTHAASAPPDGANGIPLSYEMFVTQRSHVVQQAIRQAAGDVRLMNPVSLVENHSACRTNRAGQRVLPNGQVWKPQLLLLSFASKILAEANMLLKLQDSPPDKTFSRSRVPPLPFLLSSLLQSRPPLKLPEEQFGDDDSSLEEELGDISDSDDGSDYDDLPPFKRLTNAQLAKLSRAQKKAYYEELDYREKLFYKKQLKEERRRRKLMKKLAAEVDNIPSDFGNENVEDETGGSPASVPVPMPDLVLPASFDSDNPTHRYRFLDSSNPWLVRPVLETQGWDHDVGYEGLNVERLFVVKNKVPVSVSGQFTKDKKECTLQMELASSIKHSEGSTSSLGMDVQSVGKDMAYTLRGETRFTNFKRNNTAAGLSVTFLGDSVSSGLKIEDKLTISKQLRLLVSGGAMTGRGDVAYGGRLEATLRDKDYPIGRMLSTLALSVVDWHGELVVGCNVQSQLPLGRGTNLIGHANLNNKGTGQVGIRLNSSDQLQIALIALIPIFRNIKRMLFDSSQAY from the coding sequence ATGGAGAACGGAAGAGAACTGGAAGTCGGGCAGCGGTtgggggaggcggcggaggagtcgGTGAATGGTGTTTCTGAGCACAAATCGTTGGAATCGGAGCATGCGGCGAAGGATCTTGCGGAAAACGAGATTTTTGAGGAGGCCGTGGAGCCGCCACCTGATGCAGTGTCGGATCTGCTGATTGGTGAGTCGAAGGGAGGAGGGAATGCAGAGATGCCGGCCGAGGAGGATGGCGACGAGGTTGAGAAGTTTGTCGAGTCAGTGGAAGCCCATGCGATTTCTCCGAAGCCTAAAGAGCAAGGTCAGGGTTTTGAAGAACAACAAGATGATGATTCTGAGGATGGCAATAGGCGCGTCCGAGAACAGGAAGCAAAGGATGTTGGTGGCTTAGATAGCGCTGTTGAAGTCGGAGTGGAGGATGGGGAGCAGCATGTTATGCAGTCGGAATTGGATAGCGCGGAATCGATTGGTGTGGCCGATGATGTGGCCAAGGATGAAGTGAAGGATTCTTTGGTTGTTGCtcaagatgatgatgatgaagtgATTGTTGAAAATGGTGACAAACCTGATGGAGAAGTGCTTGATGTTTTGGACTCGAATGGGGTGAACCCGGATGAGTCTGCCTCTATTGTTGAAGATGAAGCAGTGAACGGAGGATCCGTCGGAGTGGTTTTGGATCAAATCCGTGTGAATCACGATACTGAATCTGATAAAGTGATTTCTCATGCGGAAGTAGCTCAAGGGAGGGAGGACTCTCTGGCACCACCTGCTATCCTTCCCATTGAGCAGCTTGATGACCTTCCTAGTGAAGCTACTGCACAACCAGATGCCAAAATTGCAGTAGATAGAGAAATCGTGGAAGAGCTCCCGAAAGAAAACAGGGAAGAGGAAACTGTTTTGGTGGAGGACTTAGACGACTCTATTTCTGCttttgatgatgatgacgacgacgacgacaaaaACGCTTACAATCAGCCAACACCTAATGCTGCTCCTTCGCGTattgaaagttcagaaaaagGCCCAAATTTGCCTTCTCAACCTGCTGGCCTTGGATCCTCTTCTCGCTTGCTGGGACCATCGTCCCGTCCTATTCAGCAGCTAAGGGCAAATGGCTCTGCCTCTCCAAGACAATCTCCGCAGCCTGTAGATCCTGTTATTAATGATGAATCAGAGGAGAATGATGAAACCCGCGAGAAGCTCCAGATGATCCGTGTCAAATTCCTGCGCCTGGCTCACCGCCTTGGCCAGACTCCTCACAACGTGGTCGTTGCACAAGTACTCTACAGACTTGGTCTAGCCGAGCAGCTAAGAAGAAACACAAACAGGCCCGGTGTATTCAGCTTTGATCGAGCCAGTGTAATGGCTGAGCAGCTTGAAGCAGCTGGGCAGGAGCCGCTCGACTTCTCTTGCACTATTATGGTCATTGGGAAAAGTGGGGTCGGTAAAAGTGCCACCATCAATTCGATCTTCGATGAGGTTAAGTTGGAGACTAATGCCTTTCAATTGGGCACCAAAAAGGTTCAGGAGATAGTTGGCACAGTGCAAGGCATCAAGGTCCGGGTCATTGATACACCCGGTCTAAACTCCTCTTCTGCTGACCAGTGCCGCAATGAGAAGATCCTCCACTCTGTTAAGAGGTTCATTAAGAAATCCCCTCCTGATATTGTTCTTTACTTTGATAGATTGGATATGCAGAGCCGGGACTACGGTGATATCCCGCTGCTTAAAACAATTACTGACacgtttggttcatccatttggTTTAATGCAATTATCGTCCTAACTCATGCCGCGTCAGCGCCACCGGATGGTGCTAATGGAATTCCATTAAGTTATGAGATGTTTGTTACCCAGAGATCCCATGTGGTTCAGCAAGCGATAAGGCAAGCAGCCGGTGACGTGCGGCTCATGAACCCGGTTTCTTTAGTGGAGAACCACTCGGCCTGCAGAACAAACAGGGCGGGCCAGAGAGTGTTGCCAAACGGTCAGGTTTGGAAGCCACAGTTGTTGTTATTGTCATTTGCTTCAAAAATTCTCGCGGAGGCGAACATGCTTCTCAAGTTGCAGGACAGCCCACCTGATAAAACTTTCAGTCGTAGCAGAGTTCCTCCATTGCCTTTTCTTCTGTCTTCTCTTCTGCAATCAAGGCCTCCACTAAAGTTGCCAGAAGAGCAGTTCGGTGATGATGATAGCTCTTTGGAAGAGGAGTTGGGTGATATTTCTGATTCAGATGATGGGTCGGACTATGATGATCTTCCTCCTTTTAAGCGCCTCACGAATGCACAGCTTGCGAAGCTGAGCAGAGCACAGAAGAAGGCTTATTATGAGGAACTCGACTATAGAGAAAAGCTCTTTTACAAGAAACAGTtgaaggaggagaggaggcgCCGAAAGTTGATGAAGAAATTGGCAGCAGAGGTTGATAATATACCAAGTGATTTTGGTAATGAGAACGTAGAGGATGAAACTGGTGGTAGTCCTGCATCTGTTCCAGTGCCAATGCCAGATTTAGTGTTGCCTGCATCATTTGATTCGGATAATCCTACCCATCGCTATCGTTTTCTTGATTCCTCCAACCCGTGGCTTGTTAGACCTGTTCTTGAGACTCAGGGTTGGGACCATGATGTTGGTTATGAAGGCCTGAATGTTGAAAGGTTATTTGTGGTGAAAAATAAAGTCCCTGTATCAGTCTCTGGCCAGTTTACAAAGGATAAGAAGGAATGCACTCTTCAAATGGAGTTGGCTAGTTCGATCAAGCATAGCGAGGGAAGCACATCTTCTTTAGGTATGGATGTGCAGTCGGTGGGGAAGGACATGGCCTACACATTACGTGGCGAAACTCGATTCACGAATTTTAAACGCAACAATACAGCAGCTGGGCTTTCAGTCACTTTTCTGGGTGATTCGGTTTCATCTGGGCTGAAGATTGAGGATAAGCTGACAATCAGCAAGCAGCTCAGGTTGCTCGTCAGCGGAGGTGCGATGACCGGGCGTGGTGATGTGGCATATGGTGGCCGCCTTGAGGCAACTTTAAGAGATAAGGATTATCCGATAGGGCGGATGCTGTCAACTCTCGCGCTCTCTGTAGTGGATTGGCATGGTGAGTTAGTAGTTGGTTGCAACGTTCAATCTCAGTTACCTTTGGGAAGAGGAACGAATTTGATCGGCCATGCCAATTTGAACAATAAGGGGACCGGACAAGTTGGCATTCGCCTGAATAGTTCGGATCAGCTTCAGATAGCTTTAATTGCTCTTATTCCAATATTCAGAAACATCAAAAGAATGCTCTTTGATTCTTCTCAAGCTTACTAA